A window of the Vespa crabro chromosome 8, iyVesCrab1.2, whole genome shotgun sequence genome harbors these coding sequences:
- the LOC124426079 gene encoding ATP-dependent DNA helicase Q4, producing the protein MELLQDPIFKSRYQKYKRRVKLWESDFMEKYGRKPTRNDIKEADITIKEAYKMYWKLKTDALEETLMDITFSEDTETNISVVESSVRQAIGKTEDRSLINSNEKDSENIDPTTATLIDEPEIKNLKDVWSDNICKNVDSSSKKKKQLLVGKSTSFQLSRNKFTSSNFTKRNPRKSLPQTKVRNNVKKDETHDKSETKIDVIEEDTNKKTKTIFGDSVKIINTESKVNSQSVNTIHQLIENQIITINRNINEGWLNRCVEEKNSDTSSISQRLSSLSDSGTESMESNSPKDIKKLSNDKSLQVSDEEDFICNSDTEEDHKNKRIRNSNKKLNDVDRVIKRPCIETNNLLSNTLLKINDDEANVLTLCNIEINNPSMELNSQSIEKNINEEKEIAQSKDTPNNKKNDSNTDNCVSEDISSKEKKLTRTRGRTQRVKNKNDTTMNDEKSNETRPKRRSRKKQVIDNEKNDEDSLSAMENTDMPIYGIETLEAVPRIAICSSNTGDLVADFSNSVSLLDSVTSVNSVTSNLKGTKTDKEKLEQKVATGNLNDNFIRVNLKKKIFVRGKKSFNLSKYKKNQWKQKKKALESSEENLDVIDYIEKNGMSCFKCGGTGHFARNCTALKTSNLLPLIETDELAQYPSLEEAEKMASQSALIAHSKQINRLPEKPLYVSQKEELQLIYNDDEYILDDADIAEIMEEEGGGGGEEEEEEEEEGKEKKEEMKEISGVHKIPDELLAKLLLPEIKVLTALYPPKEDQSLINTPKEVFEVLHMFGHNSFRPGQEKAIMRILSGQSTLLTLSTGSGKSLCYQLPAYLYSKYSTCITLVISPLVSLMDDQVTGMPSFISAACLHTNQTPKVRDNVMRLVKQSKIQILLISPEAVVAGEKSTGFGALLRELPPIAFACIDEAHCISQWSHNFRPSYLMICRVLKEKLGVKTVLGLTATATKSTAESIVHHLDIHDGMAGVISDIPLPNNLFLTVSRDEQRDNALVKLLLSERFKECNSIIIYCTRREECMRIAGLLRVSLLDSQQITKANSKISHIAEAYHAGLSSYRRKIVQKAFMNGQIKIVVATVAFGMGINKSDIRSVIHYNMPATFEAYVQEVGRAGRDGLTAQCHLFLSPEENSDKWELRRHIYANSIDRHTIRRLLAKVFIPCSCAEINKKTPTKRCSGHEVGLPIDEIVRTLDITEEMILTLLCYLELYHKKFLTVLSSVYTMAKVSSYNGPQALKLAAQSCPPLAMAIALDLKKGISHEKSTTIEFPVIDIASIIGWDSGVVKKHLKDLEWRTVDGKSKRSAISVRYDTLGLRVKAQGDLTDAELDEALDVLVSRTQSQEVCSLQQLESISMSLQKFSVPMINQCSIMSEEIINKSEELKNTIRNYFKSDHLTNETVCRPQVRLLNEAQIANDVRSLILSYKDNNFTGRAVARIFHGIQSPNYPAIVWSKCRFWRTYISSDFNAICQIATKEILALR; encoded by the exons atggagTTATTGCAAGATCCCATTTTTAAATCTAGATATCAGAAATATAAGCGCCGTGTGAAATTATGGGAAAGTGATTTTATGGAAAAATATGGACGTAAACCAACAAGG AATGATATCAAGGAGGCCGATATTACGATTAAGGAagcatataaaatgtattggaAATTAAAAACTGATGCATTGGAGGAGACCCTAATGGATATTACATTTTCTGAAGATACGGAAACGAATATTTCTGTTGTTGAGTCTTCTGTACGACAAGCTATAGGAAAAACAGAAGATAGATCATTAATAAATTCCAATGAGAAAGATAGCGAAAATATAGATCCGACGACTGCTACCTTGATAGACGAGCccgaaataaaaaatcttaagGACGTATGGAGCgacaatatttgtaaaaatgtagATTCCTCgtctaagaagaaaaaacaattgttGGTCGGTAAATCGACTTCTTTTCAATTATCTCGAAATAAATTTACGTCTTCcaattttacaaaaagaaatcctCGAAAATCTTTACCTCAGACAAAGGTcagaaataatgttaaaaaagatgAAACTCATGACAAGTCGGAGACAAAAATTGACGTAATTGAAGAggatacaaataaaaagactAAGACTATTTTTGGTGAttctgtaaaaataataaatacagaaTCGAAAGTCAATAGTCAGTCTGTAAATACGATTCATCAATTGATAGAGAATCAAATAATTACGATCAatcgaaatataaatgaagGATGGTTGAATAGATgcgtggaagaaaaaaattcagatACAAGCTCTATTTCTCAAAGACTTTCTAGTTTGAGTGATTCTGGTACTGAATCAATGGAATCTAATTCTccgaaagatataaaaaaattatccaaTGATAAATCATTACAGGTATCAGACGAAGaagattttatatgtaatagtGATACGGAAgaagatcataaaaataaacgtattagaaattctaataaaaaattgaatgatGTTGATCGTGTTATCAAGCGACCTTGCATAGAAActaataatcttttatctAATACCctgttaaaaattaatgatgatGAAGCCAATGTATTAACGTTatgtaatattgaaataaataatccttCAATGGAATTAAATTCACAAAGtattgagaaaaatataaacgaagaaaaagaaatagcacAAAGTAAAGATACaccaaataataagaaaaatgactCTAACACGGATAATTGTGTTAGTGAAGATATAtcttcaaaggaaaaaaaattaacaaggACAAGAGGAAGAACACAAAGAgttaagaataagaatgatacAACGATGAACgatgaaaaatcaaatgaaacaaGACCTAAGAGACGTTCTAGAAAAAAACAAGTTATagacaatgaaaaaaatgatgaagatTCATTGTCAGCCATGGAAAATACTGATATGCCAATATATGGTATAGAAACTTTAGAAGCAGTGCCGCGCATTGCGATATGTTCGTCTAATACTGGAGATTTGGTCGCCGATTTTTCCAATTCAGTTTCATTATTAGATTCTGTTACATCTGTTAATTCTGTTACCAGTAAtttgaaaggaacaaaaactgataaagaaaaattagaacaaAAGGTTGCAACTGGAAacttaaatgataattttattagagtaaatctaaagaaaaaaatttttgtacgTGGCAAAAAGTCATTTAATCTTTCGAAgtataagaaaaatcaatggaaacaaaaaaagaaagctttaGAATCGAGCGAGGAAAATCTCGATGTAATTgattatatcgaaaagaatGGTATGTCCTGTTTTAAATGCGGTGGGACTGGACACTTTGCTCGTAATTGTACAGCATTGAAAACAAGTAATTTATTACCATTGATTGAGACTGATGAGCTTGCACAGTATCCAAGTTTAGAAGAGGCAGAAAAAATGGCAAGTCAAAGTGCCCTTATTGCGCATAGTAAACAAATTAATAGGCTACCCGAAAAACCTTTGTATGTCTCACAAAAAGAggaattacaattaatatacaaTGATGATGAATATATTTTGGATGATGCTGATATTGCAGAGATtatggaagaagaaggaggaggaggaggagaagaagaagaagaagaagaagaagaagggaaagaaaagaaggaggagatgaaa GAAATTTCTGGAGTGCATAAAATTCCTGACGAATTACTAGCCAAATTATTACTCCCTGAAATTAAAGTATTAACTGCATTATATCCACCGAAAGAAGATCAATCtcttatta ATACACCAAAGGAAGTCTTTGAGGTTTTGCATATGTTTGGTCATAACAGCTTTAGACCGGGACAAGAGAAagcaataatgagaatattatCTGGTCAATCGACGTTACTTACTTTGTCAACTGGTTCTGGAAAATCTTTATGTTATCAATTGCCAGCATACTTATATTCCAAATATTCCACTTGCATAACATTAGTTATTTCGCCATTAGTATCATTAATGGATGATCAAGTCACTGGCATGCCATCATTTATATCTGCTGCTTGTTTGCATACTAATCAAACTCCTAAAGTAAGGGATAATGTAATGAGACTTGTAAAACAGtcgaaaatacaaatattactTATTTCACCAGAAGCAGTAGTCGCTGGTGAAAAATCAACTGGATTTGGTGCTTTACTTAGAGAACTTCCACCTATAGCATTTGCTTGTATAGACGAAGCTCATTGCATATCTCAATGGTCTCATAATTTCCGTCCATCGTATCTTATGATTTGTCGTGtacttaaagaaaaattagggGTAAAAACAGTATTGGGTTTAACTGCAACTGCTACTAAATCCACTGCTGAAAGTATAGTTCATCATTTGGATATCCATGATGGAATGGCAGGCGTTATATCGGATATACCATTACCTAACAATCTATTTTTAACTGTATCAAGGGATGAACAAAGGGATAATGCTTTAGTTAAACTCTTGTTAAGTGAGAGATTCAAAGAATgtaattctataattatttactgCACACGTAGAGAAGAATGTATGCGAATCGCAGGTCTTCTAAGAGTTTCCCTGCTG GATTCACAACAGATTACAAAAGCAAATAGCAAAATATCGCATATAGCAGAGGCTTATCACGCAGGATTATCCTCTTATCGTCGTAAAATTGTACAGAAAGCTTTTATGAATGGACAAATTAAAATTGTGGTGGCAACTGTGGCATTTGGTATGGGTATTAATAAATCAGATATTCGTTCtgtaatacattataatatgcCAGCAACGTTTGAAGCATACGTACAAGAGGTGGGAAGAGCTGGTAGAGATGGATTGACTGCACAATGTCATTTATTCTTAAGTCCTGAG gaAAACAGTGACAAATGGGAATTGCGCAGACATATATACGCCAATAGTATCGACAGGCATACGATCAGACGTTTGCTTGCAAAAGTTTTTATACCTTGTTCATGTgcagagataaataaaaaaacaccTACTAAAAGATGTTCCGGTCATGAAGTTGGTCTACCGATCGATGAAATTGTTAGAACACTCGACATTACAGAAGAAATGATTTTGACTCTCTTATGTTATTTGGAATTGTATCATAAGAAATTTCTTACAGTTCTTTCTTCTGTTTATACAATGGCCAAGGTCAGTAGTTATAATGGTCCTCAAGCACTTAAATTGGCTGCACAATCG tgTCCACCACTTGCAATGGCAATAGCAttggatttaaaaaaaggtATTTCTCATGAAAAAAGTACAACCATAGAATTTCCTGTTATCGATATTGCCTCGATTATTGGCTGGGACAGTGGTGTGGTTAAAAAACATCTCAAAGATTTAGAATGGAGAACAG TCGATGGTAAATCAAAACGTTCTGCTATATCGGTTCGTTACGATACATTAGGTTTAAGAGTTAAAGCTCAAGGTGATTTAACTGATGCTGAATTAGATGAAGCTTTAGATGTTTTGGTATCCAGAACGCAATCGCAAGAAGTTTGTTCCTTGCAACAACTTGAATCTATTAGTATGTCACTTCAAAAATTCAGCGTACCAATGATTAATCAATGTTCGATTATGtctgaagaaataataaataaatcggaGGAACTTAAAAATACGatacgaaattatttcaaatcggATCACTTGACCAATGAGACCGTTTGTAGACCACAA gTTAGATTATTGAACGAAGCACAAATTGCTAATGACGTACGTAGTTTGATTTTGAgttacaaagataataattttactggTCGTGCAGTGGCACGAATCTTTCATGGCATACAAAGTCCAAATTATCCTGCCATTGTCTGGAGTAAATGCCGCTTTTGGAGGACATATATATCGTCTGATTTTAATGCGATTTGTCAAATAGCAACTAAAGAAATTTTAGCGTTACGTTag
- the LOC124426325 gene encoding uncharacterized protein LOC124426325 — MIGKNEEEDTNDNNLYRIKLIANKRKSLEDNTAQIQEKIKHCFAQLTDALRLRERQLLRQAEAVHTQQLSLLQSSLDFIPSLIVNLQKKEDLLEQIQHFGNIELSGKNCITVKDIEPYKVAEYEEANKDHVSFDKSIKFDKDVNPITKQIRNIDIDKLNISLDCANIFDDSRSFLNSSLNSSIENERHLQILESNNISEMCKDSKVLPLCSSLYIIKQDPNTCIKENGEHQFNNKCANDLQDITMPNQGANILMNGINEDINIRVQLNEKSLDKTDSFESNRSDDQHDISDRIKNMETIKNQDVLKPVREHPKQVQQWLEQILVETEIEPIVHEVGQFSELSEVQHYNKLQLET; from the exons ATGATAGgcaaaaatgaagaagaggataccaatgataataatttatatcgtattaaattaatagccaataaaagaaaatctttggAAGACAATACAGCACAA ATACAAGAAAAGATTAAACATTGTTTTGCACAATTGACAGATGCATTAAGATTAAGGGAAAGGCAATTATTGCGTCAAGCTGAAGCAGTACACACTCAACAGCTTTCTTTGCTACAATCTAGTTTAGATTTTATTCCATCTTTAATTGTGaatttacaaaagaaagaagatcttTTAGAACAGATACAACATTTTGGTAATATAGAATTATCcggaaaaaattgtattacggTAAAAGATATTGAGCCTTACAAAGTTGCGGAATATGAAGAAGCTAATAAAGATCATGTCAGTTTTGACAAGTCAATCAAATTTGATAAAGACGTCAATCCTATAACTAAACAAATAAGGAACATTgatatcgataaattaaatatatcattagaTTGTGCAAATATCTTTGATGATTCCAGAAGTTTTTTAAACTCCAGTTTAAATTCAAgtatagaaaatgaaagacatttacaaatattagaatcaaataatatttctgaAATGTGCAAGGATTCTAAAGTTTTGCCATTGTGTTCttcattatacataataaagcAAGATCCTAATACGTGTATCAAAGAGAATGGAGAAcatcaatttaataataaatgtgcaAACGATCTACAGGATATTACTATGCCTAATCAAGgtgcaaatattttaatgaatggaataaatgaagatattaatataagagTGCAactaaatgaaaaatcattggATAAGACAGATTCATTTGAATCCAATCGTTCTGATGATCAACATGATATATctgatcgaataaaaaatatggaaaCTATAAAAAATCAAGATGTTTTGAAACCTGTCCGTGAACATCCAAAACAAGTTCAACAATGGTTAGAACAAATATTGGTGGAAACAGAAATAGAACCGATAGTCCACGAGGTAGGACAATTTTCCGAATTATCAGAAGTTCAACATTATAATAAGCTTCAATTGGaaacataa